In Candidatus Methylacidiphilales bacterium, one DNA window encodes the following:
- a CDS encoding NPCBM/NEW2 domain-containing protein, which yields MIRHTILCGICIGFSTVLLRGGSLISLTDSFETSGKISVKGDLIQAEGGSSSQRTKFDEVLQANFDDADFHLDYFSSRENPARLPSNWQGQDIGHAEAPGSFTYADGTLTINGNGADIAGASDNCYFIGQPWAEDGGQWTAHIKERSDEVNCIGLMLRGSFDPDSPACSFSAEGDHGFRDIRGKPGSGLGSYDGRFVMSVPGWIRLTRFGGYPIAGYPLLIETSNDGKTWDFIEKIQTLQDNKKIFLNTLAGLVVTGPGKSKKVTGKAVVDQILFTPPPAQPEVVLPGVLLRSGTFLAGRFNGLDASKGEFNRKDKPVSMTADQVCAAIWVPVTRRQIAAVMSQPGLIMKNEDFMVSDLVSLDGGGVRVNSLVLGPIEYNTGDSIIRAFVLHPLQLTSSDYEIRLKDGSIIRAKGLEEGKDKIITIKEVSGIDVNIAADEIAQFRAGPAKVQNLIDLPWTVPTQPAAPKPAIPAKAASAANPATAANPIPDPSQPVQCWEGDNQEQIMAAAPGTILNFPLPGKFRALAMRVAFSSNAPPNAQASIRVLADGRDINRTSSIKAGDQPQFVEVSITGSRTISLVLSSFPPDTRLLLIDPVAIRE from the coding sequence ATGATACGACACACCATCCTTTGTGGAATTTGTATCGGATTCTCCACTGTTTTGTTAAGAGGGGGGAGCCTGATTTCCTTGACCGACAGTTTCGAGACGAGCGGAAAAATTTCCGTCAAGGGGGATTTAATCCAGGCGGAGGGCGGTTCTTCCTCCCAGCGGACAAAATTCGACGAGGTTTTGCAGGCCAATTTCGATGATGCGGATTTTCATCTGGACTATTTTTCATCCCGGGAGAATCCGGCCAGGCTGCCCTCGAACTGGCAGGGACAGGACATCGGGCATGCCGAGGCGCCGGGTTCCTTCACCTATGCTGACGGGACGTTGACGATCAATGGAAACGGCGCCGATATAGCGGGTGCCAGTGATAATTGCTACTTTATCGGACAACCCTGGGCGGAAGACGGCGGACAATGGACGGCGCATATCAAGGAGCGCTCCGATGAGGTAAATTGTATCGGACTGATGCTGCGGGGAAGTTTCGATCCCGACTCGCCTGCCTGCTCATTTAGCGCCGAAGGGGATCATGGATTTCGCGACATCCGCGGCAAACCCGGTTCAGGCTTGGGCTCCTACGACGGGCGGTTCGTGATGTCGGTCCCCGGCTGGATTCGATTGACCCGCTTTGGAGGATATCCCATCGCGGGATATCCACTGTTGATCGAGACATCCAATGACGGCAAGACTTGGGATTTTATTGAGAAAATTCAAACCCTGCAGGACAACAAGAAAATATTTCTCAACACCCTGGCCGGCTTGGTTGTTACCGGTCCCGGCAAATCGAAAAAAGTCACCGGCAAGGCCGTGGTGGATCAGATTCTTTTCACACCGCCGCCTGCCCAGCCCGAAGTCGTGCTCCCCGGGGTTTTGTTGCGGAGCGGCACGTTTTTGGCAGGCCGTTTCAACGGCCTTGACGCCAGCAAGGGGGAGTTTAATCGCAAGGACAAGCCTGTCTCCATGACCGCAGATCAAGTTTGCGCGGCCATTTGGGTTCCTGTAACACGGCGCCAGATTGCGGCGGTGATGTCGCAACCCGGACTTATCATGAAAAACGAGGACTTCATGGTATCGGACCTCGTGAGTTTGGACGGAGGCGGAGTTCGGGTGAATTCACTAGTTCTGGGTCCCATCGAATACAACACTGGGGATAGTATCATACGGGCTTTCGTGCTTCATCCCCTGCAGTTGACGTCATCCGATTATGAAATCCGGCTCAAAGACGGGTCCATTATCCGCGCCAAAGGCCTTGAGGAGGGCAAGGACAAGATCATCACCATCAAGGAAGTCTCCGGCATCGATGTGAATATTGCCGCGGATGAGATCGCACAATTTCGAGCCGGACCGGCAAAAGTGCAAAACCTCATCGATCTGCCCTGGACAGTGCCGACGCAACCCGCCGCCCCGAAACCTGCGATTCCTGCAAAAGCGGCGTCTGCGGCCAATCCTGCGACGGCCGCGAATCCCATACCGGATCCATCCCAGCCTGTGCAGTGTTGGGAGGGGGATAATCAGGAGCAAATCATGGCTGCTGCACCCGGAACAATCCTTAACTTTCCACTGCCCGGTAAATTCCGCGCGTTGGCAATGCGGGTGGCTTTTTCCTCCAATGCGCCGCCGAATGCGCAGGCGAGCATCCGGGTGCTGGCGGATGGCAGAGATATCAACCGGACTTCCTCCATCAAGGCGGGCGACCAGCCCCAATTTGTCGAGGTCAGCATAACCGGGAGCCGGACGATCAGCCTGGTGCTGAGTTCTTTTCCGCCGGATACCAGGCTTCTGTTGATCGACCCCGTCGCCATCCGGGAATAG
- a CDS encoding terpene cyclase/mutase family protein, producing the protein MRRLRFVTPPTPQHPAAFLLTAGLILILSGDCAPLAAQGAASGDAVKVDPVTEAVISGALKYLAAQQLPDGSWSGGKENPKNQWPVAMTSYVMMAFMANGNLPNAGTYAKQVKSGMQFLLDAAQSDGTFREVDRSHYMYSHGLATMVLAELYGETQDPAIRTKLDHVVHLIVHGQNAEGGWRYQPGSKDADISVTVPQTVALCAAKRAGIAVPQATIDRAVAYIKSCQVKDEGFAYQAGKGGPNFARTAAAIYGLQLTGLYDDPVIAQGSKYVMTIIMKSNQPGWGQEWLTYGSYYAGVANYLIGGETWKTYYETFGRQYLVKHAVTAGDQSHWDISLDSNAKDVGSNWCTAVFTTILSLPYGYLPLYQR; encoded by the coding sequence ATGAGGCGCCTGCGTTTCGTGACACCGCCAACCCCTCAACACCCTGCGGCATTTTTATTGACCGCAGGTTTGATTCTAATCCTATCCGGTGACTGTGCGCCGCTTGCCGCACAGGGCGCGGCTTCCGGTGATGCGGTAAAGGTCGATCCCGTCACGGAAGCGGTCATTAGTGGCGCGTTGAAATATCTCGCCGCGCAGCAATTGCCCGATGGATCCTGGAGCGGCGGAAAGGAGAACCCGAAAAATCAGTGGCCGGTCGCCATGACTTCCTATGTCATGATGGCTTTCATGGCCAACGGGAACCTGCCGAACGCCGGCACCTATGCCAAGCAAGTGAAAAGTGGAATGCAATTTTTGCTCGATGCGGCCCAGAGCGATGGCACGTTTCGCGAAGTTGACCGGTCCCATTACATGTACAGCCACGGTTTGGCAACCATGGTGTTGGCGGAGCTTTACGGGGAAACGCAAGATCCCGCAATCCGCACAAAGCTTGATCATGTGGTGCACCTGATTGTCCACGGCCAGAATGCGGAGGGTGGCTGGCGTTACCAACCCGGCTCGAAAGATGCCGATATTTCAGTTACAGTGCCCCAAACCGTGGCCTTGTGCGCGGCCAAACGCGCCGGGATTGCCGTGCCGCAGGCCACAATCGACAGGGCGGTTGCGTATATTAAAAGTTGCCAGGTCAAAGACGAGGGCTTTGCCTATCAGGCCGGTAAAGGGGGCCCGAATTTTGCGCGCACAGCGGCGGCCATTTACGGCCTCCAGCTCACCGGCTTGTATGATGATCCCGTCATTGCCCAAGGTTCCAAATATGTCATGACCATCATCATGAAATCCAACCAGCCCGGATGGGGTCAGGAATGGCTGACCTACGGAAGTTATTACGCCGGCGTCGCGAATTACCTCATCGGCGGCGAGACGTGGAAAACCTACTACGAAACATTCGGCCGGCAGTATCTGGTCAAGCATGCCGTCACCGCGGGTGACCAAAGCCATTGGGACATCAGCTTGGACAGCAATGCCAAGGACGTGGGGTCCAACTGGTGCACTGCGGTATTCACCACGATACTATCGTTGCCTTATGGGTATCTTCCCCTATACCAACGTTAA